A stretch of Dysidea avara chromosome 5, odDysAvar1.4, whole genome shotgun sequence DNA encodes these proteins:
- the LOC136256750 gene encoding uncharacterized protein: MTQEDLSSLNDIYRMLLEPQTPKQTSYILQFLWRDLTSSYDIVGPYFTCSETVDGNYILACVLETVKLFQMHGLQTSLLVCDGCAANLTTIKTTHGCSGAYSVLSDATGDKYEVEPWMINPYCPPALIYWMICPTHQLKNMINALFSSKSDGTKQFKRGAQYCTFGWDSIIDMYKREVNRAKQQLTRMVPRLKEVYCVRDAWTKLNVSPAKIMQQEQVLSELYQYTHQQPPPPDKDSISETLEYLQACNQLFEAGFLSHDKITSLDSPVLQSIDKGYEYFTSWLSTLLTEDPNFPHISAEQKAFLSWQTWDLLWIDMYGFKAFCKYFLDKYPGYFVSPLRISGSAVESLFSQYKYNARGKLDACNYVTARCAHLVQQCATGHHSGVGYRDQTLTHLELPLKKKKYGN; encoded by the exons ATGACTCAAGAAGATCTTTCGTCATTAAATGACATTTACAGGATGCTGCTAGAGCCACAGACTCCTAAACAAACTTCTTACATCCTCCAGTTTTTATGGAGGGATTTAACCAGCAGCTATGACATAGTCGGGCCATACTTTACATGCTCGGAGACGGTAGATGGGAACTATATTTTGGCTTGTGTGCTGGAAACAGTAAAGCTATTCCAGATGCATGGGCTTCAAACAAGCTTACTGGTTTGTGATGGCTGTGCTGCAAATTTAACCACCATCAAGACTACCCATGGGTGTTCTGGTGCATACTCAGTGTTGAGTGATGCAACTGGGGACAAATACGAAGTAGAACCCTGGATGATCAACCCATATTGCCCTCCTGCTCTGATTTACTGGATGATATGCCCTACTCACCAG CTAAAAAATATGATTAATGCCCTCTTCTCATCAAAGAGTGATGGTACAAAACAATTTAAGCGTGGGGCACAATATTGTACTTTTGGCTGGGACTCCATCATTGATATGTACAAGCGTGAAGTCAACAGAGCCAAGCAGCAGCTAACCAGGATGGTACCGCGCTTGAAAGAAGTTTATTGTGTGAGGGATGCTTGGACGAAGCTAAATGTGTCACCAGCCAAGATTATGCAG CAAGAGCAGGTCCTGAGCGAATTGTACCAGTACACTCACCAGCAGCCACCACCACCAGATAAAGATAGTATATCGGAGACACTGGAATACCTGCAGGCATGCAACCAGCtctttgaggctggttttcttTCTCATGATAAAATCACCTCTTTGGACTCTCCTGTATTACAAAGCATTGACAAGGGATATGAGTATTTTACATCTTGGCTATCCACACTATTAACTGAAG ATCCCAATTTTCCACATATTTCTGCTGAGCAAAAGGCTTTCCTCTCCTGGCAAA CATGGGACCTGTTATGGATAGACATGTACGGATTCAAAGCCTTCTGCAAATACTTTTTAGACAAGTACCCGGGATATTTTGTGTCACCTTTGAGGATATCAGGCTCTGCTGTAGAAAGCCTTTTCAGccagtacaaatacaatgccaGAGGAAAATTAGATGCCTGCAATTACGTTACAGCAAGATGTGCACATCTTGTACAACAATGTGCAACAGGTCACCACAGTGGAGTTGGATATCGTGACCAGACATTAACACATTTGGAGCTACCCCTCAAAAAGAAGAAGTATGGAAATTAA
- the LOC136255950 gene encoding uncharacterized protein: MSRIWPDRKFYDGSIGSCCKELTQRKKDNPQSEGSTTPAGPPAKKPRYNNVTSSDTFTPHDYTLTSFSDITGSHDPPAEPFNPYSTQQQYGHKKQQQKGHTPFSRTHQKTVLLTRVHLISSRSLRDNCLVDFI, translated from the exons atgagtcgcatatggcctgatagaaaattttatgATGGATCGattggaagttgttgcaag GAGTTAACACAGCGGAAGAAAGACAACCCACAATCAGAAGGCTCTACTACACCAGCAGGTCCACCAGCCAAGAAGCCCCGTTACAACAATGTCACATCATCTGACACGTTCACACCTCATGATTATACCCTGACAAGCTTCAGTGATatcactggatcacatgatccacctGCTGAACCATTTAATCCTTACTCCACACAACAACAATATGGTCACaagaaacaacaacaaaag GGGCACACTCCATTTTCCCGGACACACCAGAAAACAGTTTTACTTACAAGAG TGCACCTCATCAGTTCAAGAAGCCTCAGAGATAACTGTTTAGTAGATTTTATTTAG
- the LOC136255940 gene encoding exosome complex component 10-like, with translation MADESKKASSDEDGSEESDNEEEEEFLPGFDTFQDYSKQLLSLVVKATRECHSLPAADEDYEYYSSYPSFTEFTAKMGQRITKSIARITKYHHITGPWPSGGIQLGSSSKSHDHGDLFEAVVEANDTLLEQVDNLLDEATGVKKAGQALSGTLDSKKVEQSLQRGHVKKVSYIHSSNMMRPQLKWADKIDNSNTPFRPIIKHKPNALKPLPSIDVQDGATISSFISAVRDKVTSSKSFGHPYRYELEKFEPITEQLDIKDPQHPGALSDVLLTMVTSVEQLQELSKLLTGVKEFAVDLEHHSYRSFLGITCLMQLSTRNHDYIIDILELRDHMHILNESFTNPRIVKVLHGADWDIIWLQRDLGLYVVNMFDTHQASRMLQLPKNSLAFLLKYCCDVDADKRYQLADWRIRPLPEEMLCYAREDTHYLLYIYDRMRNELIRRSNDDNNLLRTVISRSTEICLKEYEKPKFCEDTTHLQLYHKHKHRRPFNSQQIHCLKLLCKWRDTIARREDESYGFTLPNHMMFQIAEILPREPQGVLACCNPTPTLVKQYINDVHRLVLESRQQPLFKDPRIPHVEVPSLAATPKMTTRSQDVKATPTHTIPVHKPTPQGPPVAMGTALNNALSGDIGFECVYYEALKSRLAEIESGFLRPNKEMAVVSKVVISPAIRKSMNWSVNLDSLNDHVTEQTRSSPTADDDITLEDAPTDEEHSDVSHASGTTKPQKRKKKNQSLREMELSQRKKDNPQSEGSTTPAGPPAKKPRYNNVTSSYTFTPHDYSLTSFSDITGSHDPPAEPFNPYSTQQQYGHKKQQKGHTPFPRTHQKTGNKSFTYKSTPQQFKKPQR, from the exons ATGGCTGACGAAAGCAAGAAGGCCAGTAGTGACGAAGATGGAAGCGAAGAAAGTGataatgaagaagaagaagagttTCTGCCTGGTTTTGATACGTTTCAGGATTACTCCAAA CAACTGTTGTCACTGGTGGTGAAGGCAACTAGGGAATGTCACTCTTTGCCAGCAGCTGATGAAGACTATGAATATTACTCTAGCTATCCATCCTTCACTGAGTTTACTGCCAAGATGGGGCAGCGGATTACTAAAAG TATTGCCAGAATTACTAAATACCATCACATTACTGGTCCCTGGCCATCTGGTGGGATCCAATTAGGATCATCAAGTAAATCACAtgatcatggagatttgtttgaagctgtggTGGAGGCCAATGACACTTTACTGGAGCAAGTA GATAATCTATTAGATGAAGCCACAGGAGTAAAGAAGGCTGGCCAAGCACTGTCTGGAACATTGGACAGCAAAAAG GTGGAGCAGTCACTACAAAGGGGACATGTTAAAAAAGTCAGCTACATCCATTCCTCCAATATGATGAGACCTCAACTGAAGTGGGCTGACAAGATTGACAACTCCAACACTCCATTCCGACCAATCATCAAGCACAAACCAAATGCCCTGAAGCCACTACCATCAA TTGACGTACAGGATGGTGCAACTATCAGTAGTTTCATTAGTGCCGTGAGAGATAAGGTGACCTCTAGTAAGAGTTTTGGACACCCATATCGATATGAACTAGAGAAATTTGAGCCAATCACAGAACAGCTGGATATAAAAGACCCACAG CATCCAGGAGCCCTCAGTGATGTTCTCTTGACGATGGTGACTAGTGTAGAACAGCTACAAGAGCTCAGTAAACTGCTGACTGGTGTGAAGGAGTTTGCTGTTGATCTGGAG CATCACTCCTACCGATCCTTCCTTGGGATAACGTGTCTGATGCAGCTATCTACTCGTAACCATGACTACATAATTGATATCCTGGAGTTGAGGGATCACATGCACATTCTCAATGAATCATTTACTAATCCTCGTATTGtaaag GTGCTTCATGGAGCAGACTGGGACATCATATGGTTACAGAGAGACCTCGGACTATATGTGGTGAATATGTTTGATACCCACCAGGCCAGTCGCATGTTACAGCTACCCAAGAACTCGCTGGCCTTCTTGTTAAAATACTGTTGTGATGTTGATGCTGATAAGAGATATCAACTAGCTGATTGGAGGATTAG GCCCCTCCCAGAGGAGATGTTATGCTATGCCAGAGAGGACACACACTATCTACTCTACATATATGACCGGATGAGGAACGAGCTGATTAGGCGTAGCAATGATGATAATAACTTGTTAAGGACTGTCATCAGCCGTAGCACTGAAATCTGCCTCAAG GAATACGAGAAACCGAAATTCTGTGAAGACACTACCCACCTACAGCTCTACCACAAGCACAAACACAGGAGGCCATTCAACTCACAACAG ATTCACTGTCTCAAATTGTTATGTAAATGGCGGGATACAATTGCCAGGAGAGAAGATGAAAGTTATGG GTTTACATTACCCAACCACATGATGTTTCAGATAGCTGAGATATTACCACG GGAACCACAAGGAGTCCTTGCTTGTTGTAATCCCACCCCAACATTAGTGAAACAATATATAAATGATGTCCATCGTCTTGTGTTGGAGTCAAGGCAGCAACCGTTATTTAAGGAT CCACGTATTCCCCATGTTGAAGTCCCTTCACTTGCTGCCACGCCAAAGATGACCACACGCTCTCAAGATGTAAAGGCCacacccacccacacaattCCTGTTCATAAACCAACTCCTCAAGGACCACCAGTTGCTATGGGAACAGCCCTAAATAATGCCCTGAGTGGGGACATTGGATTTGAATGTGTCTACTATGAGGCATTGAAGAGCAGACTAGCAGAGATTGAGAGTGGCTTCTTGAGACCTAACAAGGAAATGGCTGTGGTCAGCAAGGTTGTGATTAGTCCTGCTATCAGAAAATCAATG AATTGGTCTGTCAATCTGGACTCATTAAATGATCATGTGACTGAACAAACAAGAAGTTCCCccactgctgatgatgacatcactCTGGAAGACGCACCTACTGACGAGGAACATAGTGATGTCAGCCATGCCTCTGGCACAACTAAACCACAAAAAAGGAAGAAAAAGAACCAGTCACTAAGAGAAATG GAGTTATCACAGCGGAAGAAAGACAACCCACAATCAGAAGGCTCTACTACACCAGCAGGTCCACCAGCCAAGAAGCCTCGTTACAACAATGTCACATCATCTTACACATTCACACCTCATGATTATAGCCTGACAAGCTTCAGTGATatcactggatcacatgatccacctGCTGAACCGTTTAATCCTTACTCCACACAACAACAATATGGTCacaagaaacaacaaaag GGGCACACTCCATTTCCCCGGACACACCAGAAAACAGGAAACAAAAGTTTTACTTACAAGAG CACACCTCAACAGTTCAAGAAGCCTCAGAGATAA
- the LOC136256751 gene encoding uncharacterized protein: MVHVSGEGYVCVVNMASGRRSRSKLPGSGEPLGSTSGKRSGQSLVVEKESSSSQSEVGKAKRRKVTAKIIPKKKRQDLVKFLKSTDLNALRIEMHTAVEELFGDSKFREFINELFEEDEPIMEIARQHRDSFAALYGECKQQKNSSMQFQLQYQYHCSAYLLEEKYTLAAIKLDESTCATLVAARKTWLEFCKNCNFPVPGSNPVIMAISSRAYSYLLDQVSIYQASLTDQTPSDTAESLPVGEDGDDVCYRFGGAAICAMLKTRYKEMKNCLRTDRNGISIQICMLQAMNLKDKSCIPDYLKYRDRGYMYFPHGSLIPFFCALDTVVKKSVQ, from the coding sequence ATGGTTCACGTGAGTGGTGAAGGTTACGTATGTGTTGTAAATATGGCGTCGGGTCGAAGATCTCGGTCGAAGTTGCCGGGTAGTGGCGAACCCTTGGGCAGTACAAGTGGCAAACGGAGCGGTCAGTCCCTAGTTGTGGAGAAAGAATCGTCGTCGTCGCAATCTGAAGTGGGGAAAGCAAAGCGTCGCAAAGTAACCgccaaaattattcccaaaaaGAAGCGCCAAGATCTCGTAAAGTTCCTGAAATCTACTGACTTAAACGCTTTGCGAATTGAAATGCATACCGCAGTGGAAGAGTTGTTTGGGGACAGCAAATTCCGGGAATTTATTAATGAATTGTTCGAGGAAGACGAACCCATTATGGAGATTGCAAGGCAGCATCGTGACAGTTTTGCTGCTTTGTATGGAGAATGCAAGCAACAAAAGAATTCTTCTATGCAATTTCAGCTGCAGTATCAGTATCACTGTAGTGCTTATCTTCTGGAGGAAAAATACACTCTAGCTGCCATCAAGTTAGATGAGTCAACTTGTGCCACATTGGTTGCTGCAAGGAAAACATGGTTGGAGTTCTGCAAGAATTGTAATTTCCCTGTGCCTGGAAGTAACCCTGTAATAATGGCAATATCGTCTAGAGCTTACAGCTATCTCCTTGATCAAGTATCCATTTATCAAGCGAGTTTGACTGATCAAACACCTTCGGACACAGCTGAGAGCCTGCCAGTGGGTGAAGATGGTGATGACGTGTGTTACCGCTTCGGTGGTGCAGCGATATGTGCTATGCTAAAAACCAGATACAAAGAGATGAAGAATTGTTTGAGGACAGACAGAAATGGAATATCAATTCAAATTTGCATGCTACAAGCCATGAATCTGAAGGACAAATCTTGCATTCCTGATTACTTGAAATACCGTGACAGAGGATATATGTATTTTCCTCATGGTAGTTTAATACCATTTTTCTGTGCTCTTGACACTGTCGTGAAAAAATCAGTCCAATGA